A window of Waddliaceae bacterium genomic DNA:
CCACATGGGCCTATCTGTTCTTGCATGTTGTCGAAATTACATTCTACTGTAGCATTACCGTTATATCCGTTATCTTTCAAGGCTCCAAAAAACTCTATGAAGTCGAAACTATCTTCTTGCTGTAAAGATCCTGGCCATCTACGATCTTCGGGTTGTGCAAGGTGCAGATGCAAGACTTTATCGATAATATCAGGTATTTCTTCTATAACGTTTCGTTTTTGACGGTATGCGTGGAAAGTATCTATCACGATACCTATGCTTGTGGCGTCGACCTTACATGCGATGTTATATGCTTCTTCTAATGTGTTGATATAATTACATTCTTCTGTATTCAAAGACTCGATAACAAGCTTTAGGTCGTATTTATTTCTTTCTATGATTTCTGCTGCGGTGTTCAGGAAGTTAAGGATATCTTGTTCAGCGTTTTCGTATGAATATCCTTCTGGGACATTCCGTGAATCTCCGCTACCAAAGACTATGACATCTCCGCCGATCTTACTACAATTTAAAAACACGTTTTCTAGGTATTCTCGTATCTTTATTTTGTCGGTATTGGGCCCTACGACTTTTAATGTCGCCGGCATAAGGCTACAGAACGAGCCTACTGTCATGTTTTTTTCTTTCACTAGAGAAAAGACATCTTCTGAAGTATATTCTTGTGATATATCGTTGATCCAAGGGATTCCAAGCTCCACATAATCGAAACCTGAATGTTTTATGATATCAATGACAATGCTTAGTTTTTCAAGGGGCTTCATCGTTTGCCATGTCGCCTCTGGGATGCCTATGGGGTTGCCACTGCCGGGGACGAAATTTGCCACCATGTCTGCGATGCCGAGTTTCAAAGAAGTTTTTCCTTTGGCATTATTCAATAGTCCATCCTCCATCGACTAGAAGGGCGTGTCCTGTGACGAAGCTACTTGCATCTGAAGAAAGGAACATCGTAGGGCCTATCAATTCCGATGCTGCCGCGAACCTTCCTAATGGCGTTCTTGATATGATGTCTTCGTATAATTCCGCGTCGTC
This region includes:
- a CDS encoding sugar phosphate isomerase/epimerase, with the protein product MNNAKGKTSLKLGIADMVANFVPGSGNPIGIPEATWQTMKPLEKLSIVIDIIKHSGFDYVELGIPWINDISQEYTSEDVFSLVKEKNMTVGSFCSLMPATLKVVGPNTDKIKIREYLENVFLNCSKIGGDVIVFGSGDSRNVPEGYSYENAEQDILNFLNTAAEIIERNKYDLKLVIESLNTEECNYINTLEEAYNIACKVDATSIGIVIDTFHAYRQKRNVIEEIPDIIDKVLHLHLAQPEDRRWPGSLQQEDSFDFIEFFGALKDNGYNGNATVECNFDNMQEQIGPCGETLKAMV